Genomic segment of Gemmatimonadaceae bacterium:
CGCGGGCAGCAGCACGAGCATCGAGTATCGCATGAGCCGGTTATACACGCGGGCCGTCGATTCCGAGCCGCTTCATCCGCCGGTAGAGATTCGGACGATCGGTGCTGAGTCGGCGCGCGGCGTCCGCGACGTTCCACTTCGCCTCGTCCAGCGCCCGCACGATGAGCCGGCGCTCGTAGTCGTCCAGCGCGTCACTGAGCGGGAGACTGTCCGACGGAAGAGCCCCGGGAGACACGGTGTCGCCCGTATGCGGCAGCACGGCGGTCATGTGCGCGCGCGTGAGCTCCTCGCCCGGATAGAGGATTCCCATCCGCTCAACTATGTTCGCGAGCTCGCGCACGTTGCCCGGCCACGAGTACTCCTCGACCGCCGCGAGCGCGTCCGCGCTCCACCTCACCCGCGGACGTCCGGTCCTGGAGTGGTGCAGCTCGGTGAAGTACTTCGCCAGCTCCACGGCATCCCCGTCGCGCTGGCGCAGCGGCGGAAGCGTCAGCGGGATGACGTTGAGGCGGAAGTACAGGTCTTCGCGAAACACACCCTCCGCCACTCCCCGCGCGAGATCGTGGTTGGTCGCCGAGATGATTCTCACGTCTACGTTCACGGGCTTGCTCCCGCCGACGCGCTGGATCTCCTTCGCTTCGATGGCGCGCAGCAGCTTGGCCTGCGCCTCGGGCCCGAGATCACCGATCTCGTCGAGGAACAACGTTCCGCCGTGCGCGAGCTCGAACCGGCCGATCCTGGTCTGTGTCGCTCCGGTGAACGCGCCACGCTCGTGGCCGAACATCTCGCTCTCCACGAGATCCCGCGGGATGGCGGCACAATTCACCCTGATGAACGCGCGGTCGCGGCGCCTGCTGGCGTCGTGGATCGCCGCGGCGACGAGCTCCTTCCCGGTACCGGACTCGCCGGTGATGAGGACGCGGGACTCTGTCGGCGCCAGCCGCTCGATCAGAGCTCGGACGCCCTCCATCTGCGGGCTGCTGCCGACCATCCGGCCGCCGATGCCGAGCTCTTCCCGGAGCGCCCGCGCGGCCAGCTTCGTCCGGCGCAGCTCGGCCGCCGCGGCGGCGGTGAGCAGTACGCTCTCCGGAGTCAGCGGCTTCTCGAGAAAGTTGAACGCGCCGAGTCTCGTCGCCCGTACCGCGTCGCCGAGTCCGGCCCGGCCGCTCATCATGACGACGGGAATGTCCGGATGGGTCTCACGGAGCTTCGTAAGCGTGGCCATGCCGTCGAGCGCGCCGGGCATGAGCAGATCGAGCAGCACGAC
This window contains:
- a CDS encoding sigma-54 dependent transcriptional regulator; translated protein: MPSVLIVDDEPNIRRMVGALLSAEGYDVREADDGTAGLAAAEQEEPDVVLLDLLMPGALDGMATLTKLRETHPDIPVVMMSGRAGLGDAVRATRLGAFNFLEKPLTPESVLLTAAAAAELRRTKLAARALREELGIGGRMVGSSPQMEGVRALIERLAPTESRVLITGESGTGKELVAAAIHDASRRRDRAFIRVNCAAIPRDLVESEMFGHERGAFTGATQTRIGRFELAHGGTLFLDEIGDLGPEAQAKLLRAIEAKEIQRVGGSKPVNVDVRIISATNHDLARGVAEGVFREDLYFRLNVIPLTLPPLRQRDGDAVELAKYFTELHHSRTGRPRVRWSADALAAVEEYSWPGNVRELANIVERMGILYPGEELTRAHMTAVLPHTGDTVSPGALPSDSLPLSDALDDYERRLIVRALDEAKWNVADAARRLSTDRPNLYRRMKRLGIDGPRV